One Mycolicibacterium fortuitum subsp. fortuitum genomic window carries:
- a CDS encoding SURF1 family protein, protein MRRLTFLLRPQWIALFIVVAAFAYLCFTVLAPWQLGKNTKTSRENNQISHSLQADPVPVTSLLPHQDSAAPDSQWQRVTATGHYLPKAEVLVRLRVVDGEPAFEVLTPFAVDGGPTVLVNRGFITPIDGNKVPDFAAAPTGQVTITARLRDAEARIPGKEPFRGDDGAQQVYSINPEQIASLTGVPLTGSYLQLVAGQPGGLGEISLPHLDAGPFLSYGIQWIAFGIVAPLGLGYFIYAELQQRRRERAAAQKASDEPPRELTTEEKIADRYGKRR, encoded by the coding sequence ATGCGACGCCTGACCTTCCTGTTGCGCCCCCAGTGGATCGCGTTGTTCATCGTGGTGGCCGCGTTCGCCTACCTGTGTTTCACCGTGCTGGCGCCGTGGCAGCTGGGCAAGAACACCAAGACCTCACGCGAGAACAACCAGATCTCGCACTCGCTGCAAGCCGATCCTGTCCCGGTGACCAGCCTTCTGCCGCATCAGGATTCGGCTGCACCTGATTCTCAGTGGCAACGGGTCACCGCCACCGGCCACTACCTGCCCAAGGCCGAGGTGCTGGTGCGACTGAGAGTGGTCGACGGTGAACCCGCCTTCGAGGTACTCACCCCGTTCGCCGTCGACGGCGGGCCGACGGTACTGGTCAATCGCGGGTTCATCACCCCGATCGACGGGAACAAGGTTCCCGACTTCGCGGCGGCGCCGACCGGCCAGGTGACGATCACCGCGCGGCTGCGCGATGCCGAAGCCCGCATCCCGGGCAAGGAGCCGTTCCGCGGCGACGACGGCGCGCAGCAGGTGTATTCGATCAACCCCGAACAGATCGCCTCGCTCACCGGCGTGCCGCTGACCGGTTCGTACCTGCAGCTGGTGGCCGGCCAACCCGGCGGGCTCGGGGAGATCTCCCTACCGCACCTCGACGCCGGGCCGTTCCTGTCCTACGGCATCCAGTGGATCGCTTTCGGCATCGTCGCCCCGCTCGGTCTGGGGTACTTCATCTATGCCGAGTTGCAGCAACGCCGGCGCGAGCGGGCCGCTGCCCAGAAGGCGTCCGACGAACCGCCCCGCGAGCTCACCACCGAGGAGAAGATCGCCGACCGCTACGGGAAGCGACGCTGA
- a CDS encoding low molecular weight protein-tyrosine-phosphatase, with product MSELHVTFVCSGNICRSPMAEKMFAHQIRERGLADVVRVSSGGTGGWHAGDGADSRACLVLRERGYPTDHVAAQVCEDHLGADMVVALGRNHLRMLTDLGVVPDRLRMLRSFDPRSGAHALDVEDPYYGDKADFEDVLSVIEASLPGLHAWVDEALAARGIRGTAV from the coding sequence GTGTCTGAGCTGCATGTCACGTTCGTGTGCTCGGGGAACATCTGCCGGTCCCCGATGGCCGAGAAGATGTTCGCCCACCAGATCAGAGAGCGGGGCTTGGCCGACGTGGTTCGGGTGAGCAGTGGCGGCACGGGTGGCTGGCATGCCGGTGACGGCGCCGACAGCCGCGCCTGCCTGGTGTTGCGTGAGCGGGGATATCCCACCGATCACGTCGCCGCCCAGGTCTGTGAGGACCACCTCGGTGCCGACATGGTGGTCGCGCTGGGGCGCAATCATCTGCGCATGCTGACCGATCTGGGTGTGGTGCCCGACCGGTTGCGGATGCTGCGGTCGTTCGACCCGCGTTCGGGCGCGCATGCACTCGACGTGGAGGATCCGTACTACGGCGACAAGGCCGATTTCGAGGACGTGTTGTCCGTCATCGAGGCGTCGCTGCCCGGGCTGCACGCCTGGGTCGATGAGGCCCTGGCGGCCCGAGGGATCCGAGGAACCGCAGTCTGA
- a CDS encoding oxygenase MpaB family protein encodes MRLGPPRRPRRVTDLLNPAAALLPAANVIMQLSIPGVGYGVLESPVDSGNVYKHPFKRARTTGTYLAAATMGTDADRALLRTQIDKVHSQVRSRTTSPVSYNAFDPKLQLWVAACLYRYYVDMHEFLYGPLDESSADAVYADARSLGTTLQVRDEMWPQDRNAFDTYWKQSLQDLRIDPPVREHLYGVAAMAFLPAPIRLLAGRFNLFATTGFLPAEFRRHMQMRWTAEQQRRFERLLTGLRVADRVIPHEVWLLGYQIYLWDMRIRDRLGKRVV; translated from the coding sequence ATGAGGCTGGGTCCGCCACGACGCCCGCGTCGGGTCACCGATCTTCTCAACCCGGCGGCGGCACTGCTGCCCGCCGCCAACGTCATCATGCAGCTGTCCATCCCCGGCGTCGGTTACGGCGTCCTGGAGAGCCCGGTGGACAGCGGTAACGTCTACAAACATCCGTTCAAACGAGCCCGCACCACCGGCACGTATCTGGCCGCGGCCACCATGGGCACCGACGCCGACCGCGCCCTGCTGCGCACCCAGATCGACAAGGTGCACTCGCAGGTGCGTTCGCGCACCACAAGCCCGGTGTCCTACAACGCTTTCGACCCCAAGCTGCAGTTGTGGGTGGCGGCCTGCCTGTACCGCTACTACGTCGACATGCACGAGTTCCTCTACGGCCCGCTCGACGAGTCCTCGGCCGACGCGGTCTATGCCGACGCCCGCTCGCTCGGCACCACTCTGCAAGTGCGCGACGAGATGTGGCCGCAGGACCGGAACGCCTTCGACACGTATTGGAAGCAGTCGCTGCAGGATCTGCGGATCGACCCGCCGGTGCGTGAACATCTGTACGGGGTGGCCGCGATGGCGTTCCTGCCCGCGCCGATCCGCCTGCTGGCCGGGCGGTTCAACCTGTTCGCCACCACCGGATTCCTGCCAGCGGAGTTCCGCCGTCACATGCAGATGCGCTGGACGGCCGAACAGCAGCGGCGTTTCGAGCGGTTGTTGACGGGCCTGCGGGTCGCCGACCGCGTGATACCGCACGAGGTGTGGCTGTTGGGCTACCAGATCTATCTGTGGGACATGCGGATCCGCGACCGACTCGGTAAGCGAGTGGTCTGA
- a CDS encoding cobalamin biosynthesis protein, whose protein sequence is MFARRSHRRAAGIALGFLADLLLGDPRRGHPVAGFGTGAARLETHTYADSRGAGALHTGLLLGGLAGLGWVAGRGDRIWVTAAATYVALGGTSLNRVGHQMSRLLTTDDVAGARRLLPSLCGRDPAALDASGLTRATVESLAENTSDAQVAPLFWAAIGGVPGVLVYRGANTLDAMIGHRSPRYHHFGWAAARFDDLLNYVPARLTGVLAVLCAPVVGGSPVAALRAWRRDAARHPSPNAGVAEASFAGALGVRLGGPTQYAHQLEIRPTLGDGRIPEVADVARAVRLSRAVQAAAAAVAVLLAVSVASRSGRRSSPRW, encoded by the coding sequence GTGTTTGCGCGCAGAAGCCACCGTCGGGCCGCCGGCATCGCCCTCGGCTTCCTTGCCGATCTTCTGCTGGGCGATCCACGTCGCGGCCATCCGGTGGCCGGGTTCGGCACGGGCGCAGCACGGTTGGAAACGCACACCTACGCCGACAGCCGCGGGGCAGGGGCCCTGCACACCGGCCTGCTGCTCGGGGGACTGGCAGGGCTGGGTTGGGTCGCCGGACGCGGTGACCGAATCTGGGTGACCGCGGCCGCCACCTACGTGGCTCTCGGCGGCACCTCGCTGAACCGGGTCGGACACCAGATGTCAAGGCTGCTCACTACCGACGACGTGGCGGGCGCCCGGCGACTTCTGCCCTCCCTGTGTGGACGGGACCCCGCCGCCCTGGACGCCTCGGGCCTGACCCGGGCCACCGTGGAATCGCTGGCCGAGAACACCTCTGACGCCCAGGTGGCGCCGCTGTTCTGGGCGGCGATCGGGGGAGTGCCCGGGGTGCTCGTTTATCGCGGTGCCAACACGCTCGACGCGATGATCGGGCACCGTTCGCCGCGGTACCACCACTTCGGTTGGGCGGCAGCCAGATTCGACGACCTACTGAACTATGTGCCGGCTCGGCTGACGGGTGTGCTGGCGGTGCTGTGTGCACCGGTGGTGGGCGGGTCGCCGGTTGCGGCGCTGCGCGCCTGGCGACGTGACGCGGCGCGGCATCCCAGTCCCAATGCCGGCGTGGCCGAGGCGTCCTTCGCCGGGGCGCTCGGGGTGCGTCTGGGCGGGCCGACGCAGTACGCGCATCAGCTGGAGATCCGGCCCACCCTGGGTGACGGGCGCATCCCCGAGGTGGCCGATGTGGCCCGAGCGGTGCGACTCTCGCGCGCGGTCCAGGCCGCGGCAGCGGCGGTGGCGGTGCTGCTGGCGGTCAGCGTCGCTTCCCGTAGCGGTCGGCGATCTTCTCCTCGGTGGTGA